In one Bacillus sp. PK3_68 genomic region, the following are encoded:
- a CDS encoding Ger(x)C family spore germination protein — MKTFLFYFVLIIILVASYNLESYVLEDVQIMTVTGYDYVDKDTIKGTVATPFYPQGQNVQPINVSFTATGHTVYNIRQEYQREAQKKLAAGRLRSFLMSKELAEHGVKKIIDPLSRSTFIGRDMKLAVVDGSTEKLLTADYPNAQSLSRYLSDLLEDSIIKMAPTTELHTFLAQLAGFGQDPFLPIIKKEHEHIRYMGVALFKDDKYVGELPFKDSYIFKMLHESFRHGVYEIKYKETYITIENLRSKVKYSISGSKKSPVVTISVSLKGKVQDASGLSLHTAKKVQNVEEEWKRETKKRAEKVVKKLQELNTDSLGIGERVRSHFRHFDKSSWEDRYPDIPIYIKVETEITNTGITE; from the coding sequence ATGAAAACATTTTTATTCTACTTTGTTCTTATTATTATCTTGGTAGCTAGCTATAACTTGGAGAGCTATGTACTTGAAGATGTTCAAATTATGACCGTTACTGGCTACGATTATGTAGACAAAGATACAATAAAAGGAACAGTAGCCACCCCTTTTTATCCACAAGGCCAAAATGTCCAGCCAATTAATGTTTCCTTTACAGCAACTGGCCACACTGTCTACAATATCAGACAGGAATATCAAAGAGAGGCTCAGAAGAAATTGGCTGCCGGCCGCCTGCGCAGTTTTTTAATGAGCAAAGAATTAGCCGAGCATGGAGTGAAAAAAATTATTGATCCTCTTTCCCGTTCTACCTTTATTGGAAGGGATATGAAACTTGCAGTTGTGGACGGCAGTACAGAAAAACTCTTGACCGCTGACTATCCAAATGCACAAAGTTTATCTCGCTATCTTTCTGATTTACTGGAAGACAGTATCATCAAAATGGCTCCTACCACTGAATTACACACGTTTCTCGCCCAGCTTGCGGGATTTGGTCAAGACCCTTTTCTGCCTATTATTAAGAAAGAACACGAGCATATCCGTTATATGGGTGTGGCACTTTTCAAGGATGACAAATATGTCGGTGAGCTTCCTTTTAAAGACAGCTATATTTTCAAAATGCTTCATGAAAGCTTTCGACATGGGGTGTATGAAATAAAATATAAAGAGACCTACATTACTATTGAAAATCTCCGCTCTAAAGTCAAGTACAGTATATCAGGATCAAAGAAAAGTCCTGTAGTCACTATCTCTGTCTCATTAAAGGGAAAAGTACAGGATGCCTCCGGGCTTTCTCTGCATACGGCGAAGAAAGTACAGAATGTGGAAGAAGAGTGGAAAAGAGAAACGAAGAAAAGAGCAGAAAAAGTAGTTAAAAAGCTGCAAGAATTAAACACAGACTCCCTCGGCATTGGAGAGAGAGTACGGAGTCACTTTCGTCACTTCGATAAAAGTTCCTGGGAAGACCGTTATCCTGATATTCCTATCTACATTAAAGTGGAGACAGAAATCACCAATACAGGCATTACTGAATAA
- a CDS encoding NAD-dependent succinate-semialdehyde dehydrogenase — protein sequence MKNWKIYINGEWMETEKTIEVINPATKEVIATIPDGGTVEAERAADAAYGALKEWSKLTANERADYLMKWYYLIDQNKEEIGKLMTQEQGKPLAEAIGEVGYANSFISWYAEEGKRIYGETIPASHPNKRLFVQKEPVGVIAAITPWNFPAAMITRKVGPALAAGCTAMIKPATQTPLTAIRLVELAEEAGIPKGVINIVTGSARQISEAWMKDGRVRKVSFTGSTEVGKLLMRGAADTVKKLSLELGGHAPFIVTANADIEKAAKNLIASKYRNAGQTCVCANRVYVHESIEAEFAEAFKQEVAKLKVGNGLDEGVTIGPLIDEQAVDKVISQIEDAKQKGAKVLAGGQTAEGVNGYFLEPTVITNVTDDMLCMNEETFGPLAPIATFKTTDEVIERANNSPYGLAAYVFSENITEAITIAEGLEYGIVGLNDGLPSVAQAPFGGYKESGLGREGSHYGIDEYLEIKYISLGL from the coding sequence ATGAAAAACTGGAAAATTTACATTAATGGCGAATGGATGGAAACAGAAAAAACAATCGAAGTCATTAACCCAGCGACTAAAGAAGTAATTGCAACAATTCCGGATGGAGGGACAGTAGAAGCAGAGCGTGCGGCTGATGCTGCATACGGGGCATTGAAAGAGTGGTCAAAACTGACAGCTAACGAGCGTGCGGACTACTTAATGAAGTGGTACTACTTAATTGACCAAAATAAAGAAGAAATTGGCAAACTAATGACACAAGAACAAGGAAAGCCATTGGCGGAAGCCATTGGTGAGGTAGGCTATGCGAATAGCTTTATTTCCTGGTATGCGGAAGAAGGAAAACGTATCTATGGAGAAACAATTCCTGCTTCTCATCCAAACAAGCGTTTATTCGTCCAAAAAGAGCCAGTAGGAGTCATTGCGGCTATTACACCATGGAACTTCCCAGCAGCCATGATTACTAGAAAAGTCGGTCCTGCTTTGGCAGCGGGATGTACAGCCATGATCAAGCCAGCTACACAAACACCTTTAACAGCGATTCGTCTTGTAGAGTTGGCAGAAGAAGCTGGAATTCCTAAAGGAGTTATTAATATTGTAACTGGAAGCGCACGTCAAATCAGTGAAGCATGGATGAAAGACGGTCGTGTGCGTAAAGTTTCTTTCACAGGTTCTACAGAAGTCGGCAAGTTATTGATGCGCGGTGCAGCTGATACGGTGAAGAAGCTTTCCCTTGAGCTTGGCGGGCATGCTCCATTTATCGTAACGGCTAATGCCGATATTGAAAAAGCAGCAAAGAACTTGATTGCTTCTAAGTATCGTAATGCTGGCCAAACATGTGTATGTGCCAACAGAGTATACGTGCATGAATCTATTGAAGCCGAATTCGCAGAAGCATTTAAACAAGAAGTTGCGAAGTTAAAAGTAGGAAATGGATTAGATGAAGGCGTAACAATCGGTCCTTTAATTGATGAGCAGGCAGTAGATAAAGTGATCAGCCAGATTGAAGACGCTAAGCAAAAAGGTGCAAAAGTGCTCGCTGGTGGCCAAACAGCTGAAGGGGTAAATGGTTACTTCCTTGAGCCAACAGTTATCACAAACGTTACAGACGACATGCTGTGCATGAATGAAGAAACATTTGGACCGCTTGCTCCGATTGCTACGTTTAAAACAACGGATGAAGTGATTGAGCGTGCTAATAATTCACCATATGGCTTAGCTGCTTATGTATTCAGCGAGAATATTACAGAGGCCATCACAATTGCTGAAGGGCTTGAATACGGTATTGTTGGCTTAAACGACGGGCTTCCATCTGTGGCGCAAGCACCATTCGGCGGTTATAAAGAAAGCGGACTTGGCCGTGAAGGCAGCCACTACGGAATTGACGAATATTTAGAAATTAAATACATTTCTTTAGGCCTTTAA
- a CDS encoding sigma 54-interacting transcriptional regulator: protein MNPSHDPVRDELFDIFESSFDEIVVTDANGIIIRVNATCRKNYERTAGDLVGKHVKDLEKMGIFYPSATLKVIESLQPIELFQTASTGRYFHVRTRPVFHPDGSLKSVISYSRDLTELMHLRNKIEEMEDELATYKKELKEPLEFDGLISKSEQMDKIMLLVRKIAKVNSTVLLLGETGVGKSKIVRLIHQLSDRRDQPLNEINCAALPEQLIESELFGYEGGTFTGAFREGKKGLIELSNHGTLFLDEVGELPLAAQGKLLHVLQEKQIRPVGGRQPISLDIRIIAATNKDLKNMVGRGSFRRDLYYRLNVVPIHVPPLRERKEDIVPLTYHFLDYFNHLYGSNVRFSPKVLQAFLGFEWKGNIRELENMVERLVVTGDEVVTLSDLPADMFEQEITEAGMTLPEVIEEVERKMVVQAYNKDKSTYKIAKALGISQSSATRKVRKYIGEIKD, encoded by the coding sequence ATGAACCCATCTCATGATCCTGTGCGTGATGAATTATTTGATATTTTCGAATCATCGTTCGATGAAATTGTAGTTACGGATGCAAATGGTATCATCATTCGTGTGAATGCCACTTGCCGAAAGAACTATGAACGAACAGCTGGCGACTTGGTCGGCAAGCATGTGAAAGACTTAGAAAAAATGGGAATTTTTTATCCCTCTGCTACATTAAAGGTAATCGAAAGTCTGCAGCCGATTGAGCTATTCCAGACGGCCAGTACCGGTCGCTATTTTCATGTGCGTACAAGGCCCGTTTTCCATCCGGATGGTTCTTTGAAAAGCGTGATCAGTTACTCACGCGACTTAACAGAACTTATGCATCTGCGCAATAAAATTGAAGAAATGGAAGATGAGCTGGCTACATATAAGAAGGAATTGAAAGAGCCGCTTGAATTTGACGGATTAATCTCGAAAAGCGAGCAAATGGATAAAATTATGCTGCTTGTCCGCAAGATTGCCAAGGTGAATTCGACTGTGCTTTTGCTCGGGGAAACAGGGGTCGGCAAAAGTAAGATTGTTCGCCTGATTCATCAGCTAAGTGACCGGAGAGATCAGCCGCTGAATGAAATTAACTGCGCTGCTCTTCCTGAACAGCTGATTGAATCAGAGCTGTTTGGTTATGAAGGCGGAACCTTCACCGGCGCTTTTCGGGAAGGGAAAAAAGGATTGATTGAGCTTTCTAATCACGGCACCTTATTTTTGGATGAAGTAGGAGAGCTCCCGCTTGCTGCTCAAGGAAAATTATTGCATGTGCTGCAGGAAAAACAAATTCGCCCGGTTGGCGGACGGCAGCCCATTTCTTTAGATATCCGCATTATTGCCGCTACGAATAAAGATTTGAAAAATATGGTAGGCAGAGGCAGTTTTCGCAGGGATTTATATTATCGTCTCAACGTTGTACCTATTCATGTACCACCGCTTCGTGAACGGAAAGAAGATATTGTTCCCCTCACGTATCATTTTTTGGACTACTTTAATCATTTGTATGGAAGCAACGTCCGCTTCTCACCGAAAGTGCTTCAGGCTTTTCTTGGCTTTGAATGGAAAGGAAACATTCGAGAACTGGAAAACATGGTGGAACGACTCGTTGTAACGGGAGATGAGGTCGTTACCCTCAGTGATTTACCGGCCGATATGTTTGAACAGGAAATAACGGAAGCAGGGATGACTCTTCCGGAAGTCATTGAAGAAGTAGAGCGAAAAATGGTCGTCCAGGCTTACAATAAGGATAAATCAACTTATAAAATTGCCAAAGCACTTGGCATTAGTCAGTCATCTGCTACAAGAAAAGTAAGAAAGTACATTGGAGAAATAAAAGATTAA
- the gabT gene encoding 4-aminobutyrate--2-oxoglutarate transaminase, whose translation MMTRKFAKVNGSLPGEKAKKLLERRQNAVPKGVSNGVPTFAEKAEGALIHDVDGNTFIDFVGAIGVMNVGHCHPKVTEAVHKQVDQYIHPGFNVMMYEPYIELAEKLAAIAPGDHEKEVIFFNSGAEAVENAVKIARKYTKRPGVVSFSRGYHGRTLLTMTMTSKVKPYKYEFGPFAPEVYKAPYPYAYRRPEGVTEEQYEDMIIEQFRDFFINDAAPETIAAVVMEPVQGEGGFIVPSKRFVQAVYEECQKHGIIFIADEIQAGFARTGRYFGIEHFDVVPDLITVSKSMAAGLPISGVIGRKEIMDASTPGELGGTYSGSPLACAAGLAVLDIIEEENLNERGEKLGETVMNRLRKLAEKYDEIGDVRGLGSMCAMELVKDRQTKEPNKELTNLLIKEANDRGLLLMSAGAYGNVLRLLMPLVITDEQAEEGLDILEEALEVAVSQLAVQA comes from the coding sequence ATCATGACAAGAAAATTTGCAAAGGTAAACGGCAGCCTTCCAGGTGAAAAGGCAAAGAAATTATTAGAGAGAAGACAAAATGCTGTGCCAAAAGGCGTATCAAATGGCGTACCGACATTTGCTGAAAAAGCGGAGGGCGCGTTGATTCATGATGTGGATGGCAATACATTTATTGATTTCGTTGGTGCAATCGGGGTAATGAATGTTGGGCATTGCCATCCAAAAGTAACAGAAGCTGTACACAAACAAGTGGATCAATACATTCATCCGGGCTTCAATGTAATGATGTATGAGCCATACATTGAATTAGCTGAAAAGCTAGCGGCTATTGCTCCTGGAGACCATGAAAAAGAAGTCATCTTCTTCAACAGTGGCGCGGAAGCAGTAGAAAACGCAGTGAAAATTGCCCGTAAATATACAAAACGTCCAGGCGTTGTTTCATTCTCCCGCGGTTACCATGGCCGTACATTATTAACAATGACAATGACAAGCAAAGTAAAACCTTACAAATATGAATTTGGCCCATTTGCTCCAGAAGTATATAAAGCACCTTATCCATATGCTTACCGCCGTCCGGAAGGCGTAACAGAAGAGCAATATGAAGATATGATTATCGAACAGTTCCGTGATTTCTTTATTAATGATGCAGCTCCAGAAACAATTGCCGCAGTCGTTATGGAACCAGTGCAAGGGGAAGGCGGATTCATCGTTCCATCTAAACGCTTTGTTCAGGCTGTGTATGAAGAGTGTCAAAAGCACGGAATCATTTTCATCGCTGATGAGATCCAAGCTGGCTTTGCACGTACTGGCCGTTACTTTGGCATCGAGCACTTTGATGTAGTACCTGACTTAATCACTGTTTCTAAATCAATGGCAGCAGGATTGCCAATCAGTGGTGTAATCGGCCGCAAGGAGATTATGGATGCTTCTACACCAGGTGAACTTGGCGGAACATATTCTGGAAGCCCGCTCGCTTGTGCAGCCGGATTAGCTGTTCTTGATATCATTGAAGAAGAAAACTTGAATGAACGTGGCGAAAAATTAGGTGAGACTGTTATGAATCGTCTCCGCAAGCTGGCTGAGAAGTATGATGAAATCGGTGATGTTCGCGGACTCGGCTCTATGTGTGCAATGGAATTAGTAAAAGACCGTCAAACAAAGGAGCCTAACAAAGAATTAACAAACCTGCTTATTAAAGAAGCAAATGACCGCGGCTTGCTGTTAATGAGTGCAGGAGCTTACGGCAATGTACTGCGTCTTTTGATGCCGCTTGTTATTACTGACGAACAAGCAGAAGAAGGATTAGATATTTTAGAAGAAGCATTGGAAGTAGCTGTTTCTCAGTTGGCTGTCCAAGCATAA
- a CDS encoding YuzD family protein, with protein sequence MEKKVEITIYGTDQLCPSCVNLPSSKETYEWLEAALSRKYPNQPFTISYVDIQSPPDDEKKKAFAERVREEDMFYPVVLLEDTIVGEGNPKLKTIYHEMEKHGYKAGNG encoded by the coding sequence ATGGAGAAGAAAGTAGAAATTACTATTTATGGAACAGATCAGCTTTGTCCGAGCTGTGTCAATCTGCCCTCTTCGAAAGAAACATATGAGTGGCTTGAAGCAGCACTTTCGAGAAAATATCCAAATCAGCCATTTACGATCAGCTATGTGGATATTCAATCGCCGCCGGATGATGAAAAGAAAAAAGCATTTGCGGAAAGAGTGAGAGAAGAAGACATGTTTTATCCGGTTGTTCTATTAGAAGACACCATCGTAGGAGAAGGAAATCCCAAATTAAAAACGATCTATCATGAAATGGAAAAGCACGGGTACAAAGCAGGGAATGGTTAA